The genomic window AATAGTCATAGAATATAGTTGAattcatgtaaatattaaaaaaaaaaaaacttaaactaaaaaagGTTACACAcgatatgattattttttaaatattattagatacgctaaaaatactttaaaaattagtgcTACAGAATAACCTAAAACACACTTTTGttattcgattttaatttcaaactattcCAATGCCACTTTCGATAAATCCGGTTCTCGATGgatcgttttaaatattaggtacctacttgaaCACGGTGCTACACCAAAGATACCGAGAAACacactattttatcataatatgggttaataataggtacctaagttAAATTCGTCAGTGTTCTACCGAACGATAAGCTACAGTAAGCGTGTTCCTCACTCATCGCTTCATCAGTAGTACCtcctaatcatattattattgtgctcGTCTGTTTACTCAAGATACCGTACGTGTTTTAAACCACTAAACATACTtagtttatcaaattaatttacataattacacattttaatattttacattattataatattgtatttcttgCTTGTAGAATAATCCGATACACATGGAAGTTAGGCAATAGATAAAATccaaaacgtaaaaaaataataactatttataacgcAATATTGACAACAGTATAATAGCAACTAagacataacatatttttcaaatttttatttcatgtagGTATCGAAATGTCGTTATGCATAAGACTATTAAGACATCGGTAGtaccttatattaattaataactataataaaaatataatattgtaaaggtATCTACTTAGTTACAACTTgacttttatgaataaaaatatggttacaataaaatattatataaaacaaacaaaaaaatattaaccaataATGCAATCACAgcctgtaaataaaaacatatcaaattacatgtaaacgtttaatataaaatatataacacacgGTAGCTCACTAAAGAGATTTTTAAGTTACGATTAATAGAGGATTTCATCAATCAgctaatttaatatctttagcGTGAAACCCActgtgtacataaatataaaataagatctgaactttttaagtaatttaaaacatttacgaTTTTGGTAAGtctgtttaaacattttaatttgatcaaCCATATTAAAgcttagtaaataataaaaaaaaattttgttcgaAAAATGTCTCaaacagtaattaaaatatataatatataaatataataatcttatataataaataatatattaaggcACAATGTTTAAGGCACTAAGGTAACTTATTGTTAGCATATGTAgcgtttttatatgtttttaatagctCATAATAAAACAGTCTTCTTAAAGATAACTAatgtgtattacaatatttcttttaagcaCGTGAAGCAATACTCCATTATTCAAATATCCAATCACAAGGGAGCTTTGGCATTTTGGATGCAGGCCATGGTAAATATCCAGCCGTTTTGAATACCCAATAATCATATGATACTTTTCCAATCAACAGCAAAAGTACTGACAATTCTGCAGCAatcacataatacatataatgtgtCCAATCAGCTTTTTTAATGCACACCAATTTTTGATCCAAGtctattacctataaattattcaataaaattatcaactaaTGGAATCTGTATTTTGTAATGACTACATATACTCTAGCCCACGAGAGACCACTTCTGGGCAGCGACCAAAATTCGTCCGTTCTCGTGCATTCTTACCACTAAACTCTCCAACCTAACCTGACCGCCGTCAACGTGCACCGCCTACACCGTCATCGCTCTGCCTCCACCTGCCTATTTGTATGCACGAAGGAGTAGTGCTCTCTTGTGGGCCGGAGTATACACAAAAATTGGAGAGGGAACTTAAGGGGGCTTAGCCACACAGAAATTTCAATATCCTCCAAAATTGAAACTTTAGAATTGTTATATTGCAGGTTGATTTACTATGGATTATTCTAGCCTccctaaacatttaattaaatgtctaCCATggctaataaaacaatttgagaaatttaaaattacattaaaccaTAGGTATGTCTACAAgttgtatatgatataattattgagaatATCACACATATTCTTGATTgttttctcaaaaataaattttattggcTTCTAATTAACTttgataataactaatttctatactttactattataaaaataaaatttaaaaaaaaatctttagtaatccaaaatatatttatgattttttttttccttaatttGTTGATACATAAATAGAGTAAAATCTACATGTAAATTTTCTTAGTTATCAgtcaaaataacatattttggtatttttaatatgcatCAACTAAGTCTGGAcatgcttataaattatacactagTTAATAAGTTAGTTTTTATGAGGAGTAATTGAAATTAGTTTTGACTCtacagatttataataaataattttaaaactggatttacttttaatttgtgttGCATATTACTGCATAAAATTTCATTGTAGTCTGGAATATGAATATGATTTGTTAACAACCAtatctgaaattaaataaacttaaattaataaggtaTCCTTTCATAACATTCATAATAAAGATGAAATAATGAAtgacaatacaattatatttacattttaaaatatttgataataattaatgtaaattacacagtacctattcaataatataaaaaattaaaaataaatagattttcaagtaagaatttatattaaggaatttagtttattaatatacattaaattagcatttacaaaataaacaaaatattattatttttttaatagaaatacaatttaaatatctttacaTCCATAAAACAGATATGAAAGAAAAGAAATTAAGTGagcttacaattatatttaaaaattataagttgtaaCTAACAAAACTAACGTAATATTGTCAAAGGCGCAACTAGGGTCAATTTTTTGGGGGGCTAGAACAAATGcaatgtgtgtatattttgtttatggaATGtgcaatattgataatatctgAGGGGGCTAGCCAAATATTTAGAGAGCTAAGATCCTCCAAGCCCCCACCTAATTGCGCCTATGAATATTGTAATCAGTGGTGTACTCAtcctataattgtttatttttgtatgtactCATAACGAAAATCAAGATACATGggccataaaatatgtaacattACCCTTTTCCTAGAAACTATGTCGAAAGTTGATTATCCTCCCATAGAGATGCTAATGACaacaaattaagtaaaataaaaacaagcaTGATAactaaatacctaaaatacaaattaaggcaaatatttcaatttacaaattatgttaaatttgttagatataaaaatgtttcatatatacgtataaattatacagtttcaggtttttttttatcgtaatatatttttagtattacttCTGGatcatgaattttaataacaatcattatttattaaataatattatgtacatagacAAATAAACAGAATAGTGTCGATATTGGAGCAAAGCCATTCACACTGTATTCTATCCATAATTTAGTAGCAtatccataatttattttataccactgtttgtaataaaatattttgattaataataaaataataatgaaatttaaaataaatattaaatttttattttaagtggtcaaaaacttttaaaatttaaatattagtcatCAACATAATCAATTGCAGTTtaacactatttaaaattataacaaacctTTAATGATTTTGCAGTACTGCAGTCACATTGAAGTTCATTTCCACCCAAGTTCACAATATGTCCCTCAAATCTAGTAAAGGAATTTTGAAGTATATACATAggcaactaaaaaaataaataataagtataatatgctataataatgtatacttagataaaaaaaaaaaaaataatgaacgtCACTTTGCTATAATTAGGTTTAAAGTATATCCTGCATTAGTAAAACAATTTCTAGCTAAAATAGTACATCAGCCTATGTCTAGAttcaagaatatttataatttatttatattactttcagtatgttgaactatttttttcatatacataacatattaaatatttttcaatgattattatattactacattaaatattattgttgttatcttAAAGCTTATACTGTTGCACGGGCACAATAAAATCGTGCAAATAACTTAAGAATAAtctaaacatttgaaaatgtcTTTGTGtacttatagaaaataataatatatgtgatgAAGAATAGTATTAAGtccttataattaatatttttttaagaaagattgtttatttaatttatttatttttatgataaagatttttaacttaaaatgtatatagataaaatgcacaggtatttttaaaaatattttgattgctGAAAGATATACTGAAGAAACTcttcaaaaacttttttaccgaaaataaaagtattaactgAATGCAAAACCAGAAACTATAcctcaacatttaaaattaaaacatttttatttctcctTAACACAAACATAACATCagacaaaaaaacacacacacacacacacacacacagcaTTGTAAACCAATAAATCCATCGCTTAGAATCAAAAatcagttaataattaataaataataattgttgtaatgaaaataatatacttactgtTTTCAATTGATTTAGTTTCAAACTCAAAACAGCATAGTTTTCTATGAAAGTTGAACCTTCCAAGGATAAAaggttagatattttattttcatcagcataaaaaaatctcaacGTTTTGTAAGTTTGATCTGATACCAATAAGTCTATATTggtaatctataaaataaaataggttatcataaaattatgacactcaaatataaaataaaatatttaaattttaaacaaaagcaattttttgtttttaaaaaggtatttaaaaataaaaattatttttttacattattattggtgACATTTAGTAACACAGTGTTTTCTGGCAGGTTTTCTGGTAAACTTGATAGTTGTTTATTTGAACAATCTACTTCTACAGTATGCAATGTCTTTGTTTCTTGTACCATTTCTATGCCATGCCATTTACAACTACAATTCAATGGACAATCTTCGTATAGCTACATTATTAACAGAAATtaaatgagtattttttttatttcagttgattacaaatgaaaaaataaaaataaatactgttgaaaatatttttaattaaataatattttaagaagttAACTTTACCTTGTTAATAATTTCCACCTGATTTAATGCAACTTTTTCTGTAGAGTTAAACCAATGAAATGACAGAGATGACatacaaaatgtttcattatattttttaaagtacaatTTGTACTTGGCATTTCTTGATCTTTCCATAAGCTCTAGAAGACTTGAGCAATGaatctttatattatctaaaatatttgaagaatcaaaaattaataaaaaattttagttttagttatcACATGAGTTCAATGTTTAATTACTTGAAACATCCAGCCAAAACATTGGCACTTGACTTTTTATGGTAGGTAAACttgatatatttacattagaaAAATCTAACATAGCCaacattttaagattttcCAATGCTAAAGGATCTTGCCATTCTGTACCAAAAGCATTGTTAGATAAATTTAAGCAAGTAATTTGATGCATATACTCTAAACGACCAAGTAGTCggttaatataactatttgtaattgaaaatgaGATCAAACGGCTTAATTCTGGTgaaaattttccaaaattaaaattgtcagCTGTCATGTTGTAAATGTGTAAAGCTGTAATTGTTGATAACTTAgcacctaaaatattaataaaaaataagtatacaatatactagatagatttatcttattaaagtggttttttttaagtaggtatacatataaatattataagattgcCATACatcaaagaaattattttttataaaaggacttaaaaaataacaaaaagcaattttgttgattaaagaatatgaatattactataaaattattcaaggaATGTGTGATGTGTATGATATGTTATACTGTATATCACACATTTTATATCAagcttaagttttaaaattcttatgtTTCAACTAAACAGATATAATTCTTAATCTTGAGtacttatttagtttttactattataaacataaaatttttacacaaaaactACCCAAAtaggaatttttattttattaggtgaATCAAAgtgcattaaaaattgtataagcaGTAATAATTTGTTCTATACCTGAACACTCAAAGTTTTTTATCAAGTCTTCATTTGACTGAATTTGGCAGCAAAATAATGCTGATTCACCAGTTTTCACacatttgcatttattttgtaatgggCAAGATTCTGCAGGCTGGTTGTAACATGGTGGTAATTCATcacattgaataatttttacattaatgtagaaaataaaaactattaaatataaacttcttTTACTCATATCTGAAACAGTTGTTAAGTAAGTTAGCAGTTTGTTAAAACCTaagaaacttaaaaatcaatacatccaAGCAGATACAAGGAAAATGTCTGTTTCAACCCTTTAGTAagggtacctataatttaaaaaaaattatttatgaggtCATAGTTGTTTACTTGTTGTATTGACATTCAATCAAGCATTTAGAGAACAAGAACACTTTATCCGCAGTACCCACCAGCAAGTAATTTATTAGCTTATTCTTTACCTACTTTATTGATATCAATACTACCTTATAgacattaaaatcaattaaccatgttcatacaaatttattaaaatgtatattacaagGAGCTATGTAGATAAGGCAAAAGTTTTCATGAATAAGTTTTTTCTTATCTACTAATATTGAGGTAAGttgtagttttgttttttaaacaaacaatgtaaattatgatctttaattgataaatattttcaatagcaAGCACCCTATCATTTCTCCTCAAAAAACTAACGTTTCTAACatctaatcaaaataatacaatcaaaagtaaataaaactgaagtaattttatgatttaccataatgtaataataaagggAACtccttaattaattaaagtaattaatagtaagtaaagaataaaataggaTAGaagttatgttttaaatataaatatctaccgcacctaatatatacttaggtataactataatacaataaactattaactattttcaaaaattcaaaagtgtttttttttaattatttatatttctaatttaagttattaaacatGGTAGGTAGTATctagtattaagtatttataaaatacaacaaatataaacaGATGGGTAaagaatatgtaaataaacaagtaaaaaggtatacctattaaaatatagatagtaGATACTAGATACCTACCCTATTGTCCCAATTTACAACCTACCTAgttagataaatttattactaagtATCATTAAGTaaacaagtttaaaattaaatatttttttccaacctactaaattattataaagctgttgataaaaaaaaaaacacaaaaaaaatgataacattaaataaacattatttaaattatggtaCATTCAATCAGCATTTTAAcgtctattattaataagaaattaactATATGAGCTACACCATTGCACCACACACAAACCTATACTAGtatatggtttaaaaaatatttatgattacttatgatcaattattgtatttttcttgTTTAACATTGGTCAGTTAGtgaaactaatttaaacagttttgtttatatcgcatttattcttaataattggttaatatatcgataaaaaataaccttCAACCACcttattgacaaaatataacaataacaggAGCAATGACTAATcacaacataattataattcttacCTAAACAGCAAGTTGGGCAGAATTGTCTTAATTCTAATTAAACGCCaacatatttcttaaattaattcagtcatcggaaagtaaaaaataaaatattatagtatgcaatatataggtaagtaataatgtactttaaaaaatataattaacactaatagaaaaatacaacaaaatttaataacaataacaaaacaatataaacaaaaaccaaaaaaaaatattttaacaataggtaggtactattaaataatattatttattaggtacgaGGTATCCACATAcggttatcacttatcattcacgattttgttttatcaataatgatTGTATTGAACATTCAAACAGTGtggacataaataaaaattgcataaattatacttccattattaaccatttattaaaattattatgtaattataataataataattaagtactacctacctacctaattagtaattagtaatgtaGTacctaacaatataaataattatttaacactaaaaaatagtcacgattaaagaatttaatatgGATACCTAATAACCATGAACTAAGACATGCTAATAgctaatacctatttatataccaCATAGCTAAACTTTAAATCGTGGCAAATGGTAATtagtttcaaatgttttttaaggAATGGGTAAAACTAAGAGGAATACATAGAAACTAGTAGTAGACGGGGTTGGTGTCCGATGGCCAATGACTCCGATAATGGCAtctctattatttattgtatatttgtaactacctacaataggtatatactctataggtattatgataaaatatcataacattAAAACCACAGACtatacgaaaatatatttttaatgtattttcatagtatagtctttgttaaaataattctcaaCTAACCTTTGTTTGCCTATTAGGTATATCCACACGCTATACTAGACCGGATAAGAGGGGGGTagaataagattaaatttactGCTTAGACAATTcttttttagatataattatacataagaaACACAATGGgtaggttatatatatatatatactatatagtattatagtttatagtttttttaaaaccattttgacTTTGATtctcaataaaatgtaaattatacatcctaataaatcaaaaactatatttattcaaactttgattagattttaaatacatcaacatttttaaataaattataaacttaaaaagatCACTTCttgaatcatataaaaatttaaataatgaaaatcatgGATCTTAAGTGCACCAACTATAAAATTCCTTAAAAcagcaattaaataaatttataaattcattagtccagggctcggattttaaagcatagtaagcaactaaaaagcacacgattgtttaaaaaaagcaaataaaagcatatccaaaaattaacatgaactagttataaaaatgaataaaaaaaaaatttaattaaaaaaagaattaactacCGTGTATTTCCATCGTCCTTAGATTTTCAGTACCTACCTAGCTAATGAAACTGACTCTATTAtccgacagaatatttttatgcatagaaaacgaactctctgcatccactgaagtgatcggtgcatactttatagttaatagttcatcaaagaggtttcaaattataacactaaatcttaaattttgaaatagatGATATCAATGTTGATGATGTTATAAGCATACTAACCGTATAAGTACTACAGCCTGCAGGCTATATGtagatcaataatttatacgtttaatacatttaataaacaagctgATAACgaagacaataataatccaatatccgcattctgggtttttagtttttacattaattatttatacatatatatttttttttttattgcaattcctagcataaaatatataaaaatattacaactggAATAATCAAAAAGAAAAGCGATAAAaagcatttacataaaaaagccaaaataaattggtttatttggaatcagaatgacgtgaaacgaATGTAtggataaaaattagatttctatctcatatataaaaaaagaagcatacaCTTTAAATTCCGAGCCCTATTCATTACTTTATAAAGAGAAAAATGGAGGTACTTAAGGATTGTTAGTCAATCACTctgtattatagttttcagTAAGCATTTGCAGTcgtgttttgtattatattatataattattcgacCTTTCTACAtacatatctaaaataatgccATTGAAGAAAGTTTTAAATCGTAAATATATTCTGTTTACCAAGAGACCAGGACTGAACGCAAGGATTGTTATTTAGGGGGTGGCAAAGTGTGCAACGGCACCactaacttaaaaaatgttaaaaattgggCCGCCATTAATCCTTCAATGCGCAGCGTTATAATTAACttactaaattatgttttcatatttattataataaataaaatataaacatatttttagactggtaaaatgataaaatttgcCTGCCTAAAAGTTTGCACACCCagaaaaaaatctgaaataaCGTCCCTGACTGAACAACAGACGAAAACTTTCTCCGCCACTACACCACCTGTAAGCTACGGTCCGCCTATTTATCACCTGTTGCTCTAGAGTTTAGAGCAACAGGTGATAAGTACTCCGAGTGAAGACaggtttaaactttaaagtaatacagtgttatattttattgtagtgattatacctgtattatatattttatgttgttccTCACTTcaaccatatatattattaaagaggAATTGAATtgagataaaaatgtaagtggAAATTAGCTTGCAAGTGAAGCGATTGTGTTTATGACTACTTTctgaaataatcaaaaatgttgCTCTCTTTATAgacttaataaaaacttaaatgatgCCAtacaattaatcattttaatcacattgactgataatataatgtaatataatttttaacgatcttattataactattaagaacttaaaaatctaaaatgtacctatttttcttattaaattcgTTCTTAATGTATTTCGTTCACTGCATGAATGCATATAATGCACTATGCACTATGCAATATGAATTTACCATATACTAACCtatatacatgataataatatattaataaatgcatgtaccaatcatatattaaatacattatgatattatgtacctatactgaaataatttaaaattagataagcAAATAGTTTTTAGTCAACATTGCACATTAATTTCTATAcaactatttcatatttgtatgATTTGTCTTAATAAGTTAGGTTAGATTAAGACAAACTTTACTTCAAATagttactttttagtttttttccgaacaatgtttttgaaatgtaataaacatttatgtagGTGTACCTTTATAGTATGatacaactaataatataattaattgataagtaaataaaaattttaatttatcttaaatgtataacaaaattttcatcagtaaaatgtatttattttgatgattatttttaacttgtgTATACCTGCACTATTGcactataaatctattttaacaaatcgttaaaatattgtttgccggtagatataaatgtataataataattaccttcttagaatagataatattgtttgttaaataagtaggtaataaggtataacaatagtattaataataaaataataaacaagtttccatgtattatgcatatagatatagtaatatactatatagtattataagacAAGggaatttataactaataattatttttaagtacctaactactattttgtaaaaaatttaaagttagcACCCAGTCGAAACCCATGAATCGAGCTttacttgtatttaaatttagtaaattaatgtatgataaaatgaaggtacctatttataatttttctggaatactttttaaagtatttaaataatacttaatacaaaaaaattaatactttttactaTACACTGCAGCattgatttatacataataatatataataagtatatgcgtattatacctaaataagtaTTTCTTTAAGATTGTGATGACATATGATGATTTGCGTGTTTATGGTACTCGTATAAAGTATCTAAAGTTGACATAATAACCTTGTGGATCATTTTATATGCGATTATTAAATCCGTTTACGATAAGATAATGATAAgtaagtatacaaaaaattacaattacctGAGGAGTAAGATAATATAGTGTAGGTAATAGcacaataaatatcattattatctaaacCATTAACCATTCCtttgtttcataaaaaattcttttaatctTAATGTTTAGGTAAGTAcatacagattttttttataagacaaAGATTATGTGgacataatatgatacttcagttaaaagataatttattaatacttattaaaaatacactataCAAGTACCAACTACCagcaatattttgaatatatacaatatacctacatcgGATTTCCTAAGACCTaagtatttctaaaatatttatttacagattcaatttttacattatgatcaatcatatttaaattttaaattttagcaaAATCTCTATTTAACGAACTTGTAGgttctttaaaaattcattaattagaaaattttttaaaattaataaatatttttttcacttaaaacACTCATTTaaagtgtaaaaaatgtaaacaaataataatatatgtataatctgAGTCACCACCATACGGAAAACCTAAATACCGCCATACCGGTAAATTAACTTTCTCAAATTCCTCAGAGATACAGAACTACGtggaaatatttagaaaagtatccaaataatatgtattataaacgtatttactataatatattatttatctataatatatataaacaaataaccaGGATCAGGGAGTAGTACTCCCTGGCAGTCCCTGCCCcaaaatacctatagatatatcatagaaatatactatactaattaattCAACGCGCCACTGATAAAGTATatgtgtttgttattttattatgttagttatatagataattaattaaaagttagtaTTGATAgccaaatcatataaaaagtatgaaattcaaaaatcaaaattttgtaggtacttaatatttatacttaatcctattatatttgttatcttAAATTAGATAGGTAAGTGAATATTTAGctatattatctattgaaCACggatattgaatatattttaactatttccaTAATCTAaacgttaatatttaaaaatgtcaatttcaTCAAACG from Aphis gossypii isolate Hap1 chromosome 1, ASM2018417v2, whole genome shotgun sequence includes these protein-coding regions:
- the LOC114119490 gene encoding protein halfway isoform X1 — translated: MEIHDMSKRSLYLIVFIFYINVKIIQCDELPPCYNQPAESCPLQNKCKCVKTGESALFCCQIQSNEDLIKNFECSGAKLSTITALHIYNMTADNFNFGKFSPELSRLISFSITNSYINRLLGRLEYMHQITCLNLSNNAFGTEWQDPLALENLKMLAMLDFSNVNISSLPTIKSQVPMFWLDVSNNIKIHCSSLLELMERSRNAKYKLYFKKYNETFCMSSLSFHWFNSTEKVALNQVEIINKLYEDCPLNCSCKWHGIEMVQETKTLHTVEVDCSNKQLSSLPENLPENTVLLNVTNNNITNIDLLVSDQTYKTLRFFYADENKISNLLSLEGSTFIENYAVLSLKLNQLKTLPMYILQNSFTRFEGHIVNLGGNELQCDCSTAKSLKIWLLTNHIHIPDYNEILCSNMQHKLKVIDLDQKLVCIKKADWTHYMYYVIAAELSVLLLLIGKVSYDYWVFKTAGYLPWPASKMPKLPCDWIFE
- the LOC114119490 gene encoding protein halfway isoform X2 — protein: MSKRSLYLIVFIFYINVKIIQCDELPPCYNQPAESCPLQNKCKCVKTGESALFCCQIQSNEDLIKNFECSGAKLSTITALHIYNMTADNFNFGKFSPELSRLISFSITNSYINRLLGRLEYMHQITCLNLSNNAFGTEWQDPLALENLKMLAMLDFSNVNISSLPTIKSQVPMFWLDVSNNIKIHCSSLLELMERSRNAKYKLYFKKYNETFCMSSLSFHWFNSTEKVALNQVEIINKLYEDCPLNCSCKWHGIEMVQETKTLHTVEVDCSNKQLSSLPENLPENTVLLNVTNNNITNIDLLVSDQTYKTLRFFYADENKISNLLSLEGSTFIENYAVLSLKLNQLKTLPMYILQNSFTRFEGHIVNLGGNELQCDCSTAKSLKIWLLTNHIHIPDYNEILCSNMQHKLKVIDLDQKLVCIKKADWTHYMYYVIAAELSVLLLLIGKVSYDYWVFKTAGYLPWPASKMPKLPCDWIFE